ATTTTACTTCTATGTCGGGCAGCCAGACGACATTGACTATTAATTGTTACCTATTGTTTTGTAATGATTtgttaaataaatttgatttgatttgatttgatattttcaaaattttttggtaCGATTAAATTTAATcgtacaaaaaaattttgaaaatatcgatTGAATATCTGGGAGTATATTATGATCAACACATCACTAAGAAGGAAAATACACACTCAGTACTTGAAGAatcgatataaaaaaataatcgatactgttttttatatttaatttagtCCAATTAGTTCAATCAAGTAgcaaaatttgatggaattattatcaattattctTCCTCATCGGAAAGAGTGTGTTCATACAAGGATAATACATCTATTGTAATAATCAACTAATGAAATACCATTTCATTGGCAGACTTCTTCCCCAGTAACCAAAATACGACGTAACAGtagttaattatttttatatcattAATTTCTTTGGTTCACTCGTCCACCTTGAATATTGAGTGCGTATATAGGGTTAAGGAAATAAACTGTTATCAACAACGTACAAAGAGCTCGTTCATTATGCTGTAATTTACATTTCACGTCTGTGAACTGGCTCTTTTTTACTCATTTTTTTCACGCTACAATAAGTCGGAAGAAGTTGGCCCTTCTATGCATTTTCGTCATTGAAAACCTTGtgcatattttgatttattattggcAATAAATGACATTCGGAATGATCAGCGGACAAAGTTTGATGTGATAGTTGACAAATTATTAGGTTTATTCAGTGGTGGCGCTATAGGAGGGCGCCCACCCAATTTTTGCTGTTCCCCCTGAAATTTCGCATGAGCAAAAAATACAACATGAATTCAACGTAACTTAGATGGACCTGACAATCTTGCCCCGCCATCCTTAAAAATCACCCTTGTCTTGAAAGCACTCGTCGCCACTGGGTTTATTGAAcagtaaaaaattaatattttcacaacatatatattaggtgtacaactttgcttcttccgttttgcaatagatggctgtaacggtaagtgatagtcgaaataattggtgggaccagctcggcgtagtgtattatgagttgttaaaaccgactgaacaATCACAGTCGATCGTTATTGAACAcatttaatgcgtttgagccgagcattgaaagataaacggccgcaatacaacgtgagacatgataaagtgattttacagcatgacaatgcttcaCCTCGTgttacgaaagtggtcaagatatacttggaaacgttgaatgGGAAGTCTtactccacccgccgtattccccagacgttgctccctcggactatcacttgtttcgatcaatggcacacggcctggctgaccagcacttccggtcttataaaaaagtaaaaaattggatcgattcgtggatcgcttcaaaagatgcagttctttcaacgcaggatttgtacgctgcccgaaagatgggagaaagtagttgccagcgatggacaatactttaaatcataaatgtataaccagttcttCACATTAAAGAcacgaatttcggaaaaaaaaggcGGAGGCATTGTTGTACGTTTCTAGAAAGTCCTTCAGATTTAGGAAGAACCATTATTGGATTATCTCTGCTCAAAGATTTTTCATAttgataattattaattatttatcctgTTGCGATATATTATATCTGTATTCAATACTCATTGTCGTATTGTGAAAGATGAAAATGGTAGTGATACCATTGCTTATTCATTAACGACATTATATACGGCAAAGAAAACGTAGGTGCAGAGTTTTGAGACTATAAGGTTACCAATATCGTAAAAGCAAATATTGCCATACAGATTTATCTAAAATCAAGCTTGATGTGATAAACATTAATGGGGAAATTTTTGCTCTAATAAGATGTCTGGTGaattactgttttattttcaataaaaacgaTATACCTACGTGGAGGAATACAGGTACTAAATTTTATGAAGCTCATTAATGAATTCGAAAACACCTACAGATTATCCTACGCTTGGATAAACCGCTATGAATTCCGTAAGAGAGagtcatcaaaaattaaattcagaAGAATAAAAACAGGACGTGATTATCAAATTTGAGGATTGTGTGGTGAGCATCAAAAATAGGTATTCATCACAAGAAACACTACAAATTTAGAACAACGGGGgaagaaaatccaataaattgTTCACGTTTCGGaatatgttgaaataaaaaatcaaatgaagCAAATCCTGTTCAGTTTTTGAGTGATGAATTTTTAAAAGTTCCATTCGGATTTAGAAACgaatgatataaaatttttatgtgttaTGTGTGTTATTCTTCACGTGCCAAGGATTTTTTACGATGAAAcaagaattaataaattttcatgATTAAAAGACCTAATCTTCTACttctgaaaatataaatgacatAAAACATGTCAAAAATAGTACACAGTATTGCCATTATGACCATTTCATATTACTATTAGTAAACcctatatacaaaaaaattgagaattctTCTGTTTGAAAACTATTTccgtatataatatacataatcaATATTAATTTAACATTTAGAAGCAATCCGGTGATACGGTGGAAAATGTCAACAAAACAAATGTCATTCAAACATTCTTAGGGTCATGCACATTTGAAATGTCGAACAATTTCCTATTTTCGTTCAACAAGGAAAACCTATAAACTCCTGATTTAATATATTTCCCATAAATCCGTATAGATAAAATTTATCTTCCCTCTATTGATCCAATAAATATTGATAAGATAAAATGATACCGAAAGCAtgcattatattattatactgTTAAGCCAATATTGTAATATTTATAATGCAAGAGAACAATATGCGCCTATTGTATATTCTTCCTAGCCTACTCATATGCATTCTGCATTCTATGATAGATGTAATACTATGACAATAAGCGAACTACATTAACCTATTCATTTGGTCTTAACAACCACcgtttgaatatttcaacaatGGAACGTAGATATATATTTGCAAAATAGCTGTCCGCCTCGGCTTTGCAACCCAAAATAAatccttcgaagtgtcaaattatactctttGATTGTTGGCTTGATCGGAGGAACACCCCATATAGATTAACTCAAAACTATAgagtatgaaaaaaaaacactgagaaattttacaattacacattcaacaacaaaatgaaaaaataattttactaAAACTGGACCATTCAAACATTGATCACTTTGAAACTAAAGACTGAGAGATTGTGGTAAAAATGAATCCTTGATTTGTTTGCATTCGAAATAAAAGGCTTTAATTCTCAAGCTGGGAATATGTCGTGTAGCAattgatttttgtaccaaatttcatctctCACAGTTATTaagataatttattttattaatttatttttttcgcaaTCTAAACAATACCTACCTATGTTTTGTTTCTGTATTATGGAAAATGaattgttgaataaataaatgagcaATTCATCCAAAACTCACGTGTATCAATGGATATTTATAAAATTGAACATAATGAATACAAAATTCGTCATGTTTCTCTGGAAAAGGCCAAAGTTGACTTGAAGGCCGTTTGTGTTATCTTTATTTAGCCGCCAAATCTTGGAGTAAATACGCGAACACACATTTGATCGTAActtgtgaaatttttattcaacatcCTATTAGTATTCATAAACTGTTGAGTAATTTCCATATACTCTAAACTGGAATGTGCAAAAATAAATCGCGGATAGAAGAACATACCAGGTGTGAAGCCTTGGATTTGACGTTTCGTATTTGGTAAAGAATTAATTAAAggatttttttaaatgtttacTCAGTCGGTATTTCAAGATCGAATGGAGCCAAGGAATTCTGAAGACTTGCATCGTTGATGCTTTTGGAATCCATTCTGACATATCATTATGTAAATTCCATATAGTAAAAGCATAGGATATAGAATTTTAACAAAGAAAATCCCTTACTTTTTCAGATAAAGTTATATGAACTGAACTAGTGCAATGAGTAAAATAACTGCTAACTTCCTTAGAAAAAACTTGTTTTTCAGTAGCGTCATCATCAATTTCATTGCCAATATCCACACCTATTCtcacataaaatttttattgtttatctCCCATTCTGTCTAGTGATGCTATTCGACTATCGGAATGAAAGTCACATTTCAGTTCTTATCACCTTCCATTTCATTCCAATAGGTAACAAAGTGGCTCTTTTGTAATGCAACAATCTTCTCAGattttattcgaaatgaaatcgACTTCGATAACATTTTCAGATGTCGACAAtaaattgagtaattttttaaatcaatGGAAAGGATTCTACACTGTCTCCGTAagcgtaaagtatggaacgaattcatttttagctaaacagaccatttcaagaaatacctAATCCTGAATATACGGGGTGAATTAcctactttcgagtaatgacgtcaccgtcattttttttaaatggaacacccccatttcgtctcaattttccgtttactctagctgagctgattccaaaaatgtatcacatgttgattccaatgggtacagggtggacaaaaatacaatagtaattgtgtgtgctcataaagtaacgggTAACATtcggtgttccatttaaaaaaatgacggtgacgtcaatacttgaaagtaattcaccctgtatattagattattattttaaaataaggtaaattaaaatcaaaaatcgacgtgtttcagtattatttcttaaaatggtctgtttagctaaaaatgaatttgttccatactttacggacacagtgtatatttatCATAATTGAAACCGTTAAGTGTTAATGCTTAGTGTAAATAAATGAGAATTACAAACAAAACTAGTGACTTGAGCTCAGGCGATGACACAACACTAATAAGCAGATAACACAAAATCTCAAGTTAACACTATGATAATCAATATTGAACAATGATGGGAAATTTGCAATTTAAACATGTTCACTACTTCGGCttcttaaattttatttctttgttataTTTGTCATATTACCACAATGCTGCAAAACCTTTCATTTTATCGTAATTTgatgaacacaaaaaaaaaaggaatagaaAACGATAATCTTTGTTTGTTTCAGTATTGTcccattgaaatatattttttcatttcagaattcGGCCTCAGATACCACGAGAAATCATCGACATGTGCCATATATGCACAACTGTGACACCAGGGGAACCACAGGTTACTTTGGGCAACGACAAGTCTTTCACTTATGATTACGTCTTCGACACAGATTCTTCCCAAAATGAGATTTACGAAAATTGTGTGGCTTCCACGGTGGAGTCATCACTGGAGGGGTGAGTGATCAAATCACCACCACCAATCGAACCCTTATCCGactctttaattttttctaaacaGGTACAACGCAACAGTATTAGCATATGGACAAACGGGCTCCGGTAAAACCTATACAATGGGTTCAGGATTTGACGTGGATATGGGTAACAAGCAAATCGGAATCATACCCAGAGCTATACATCACCTATTCGACAGTATACAAAACCGCATTCAGCAAGCAAGAGAAAATGGTGTTGTAGCGCCTGAATTTAAAGTATCAGCACAATTCATGGAACTGTACAATGAAGAAGTTATAGATCTCTTCAACCCAGGCTACAATAAGGTGAGTCTAATCCATAGCTATGATAAAATGATTACTATATCTGGGGAATTCATTTTCAGGAAAAAGTTTACAAGATACACGAGGACCCATGTGGCGGTATCGTGGTCAAAGGAGTGACTTTCAAAAATGTGACTTCAGCGGAAGAAGCACTGAAGTTTCTCAGACTAGGTGCACTGTCCAGGACTACAGCAAGCACTCAGATGAACACACAATCTTCCAGATCACATGCTATCTTCACGCTCCACATAAAACAACAAAGATTGGTGCCATCTTCAGACAGTAATATAAACGAGTTTGAAACGTTTACGGCAAAATTCCACTTTGTTGATCTGGCTGGCTCAGAAAGGCTCAAAAGGACGGGCGCAACAGGTGAAAGAGCGAAAGAAGGAATTAACATTAACTGTGGACTATTAGCTTTAGGAAATGTTATATCTGCGTTAGGTGATAAAAGTAAAAAAGCTTTACACGTTCCTTATAGAGATTCAAAATTAACGAGATTGCTACAGGATAGCTTAGGCGGTAATAGTCGTACTGTGATGATAGCTTGTGTTAGTCCAAGCGATAGGGATTTCATGGAGACTTTAAATACATTAAAATACGCTAATAGAGCACGTAACATAAAGaataaaattgttattaatCAGGATAAGAGTTCTAAAACGATTTCATTGCTTAAACAACAAATTGCACAATTACAATTAGAAATAGTTGAATACAAACAGGGCAAAAGAATTGTAGGGCAAGATGGTACTGAAATGGTAAACGATATGTTCTACGAAAATAATATGTTACAAGTAGAAGTGAATAACTTGAAGACGAGAGTTAAAGCTATGCAAGATACTATTGACTCATTAACTCTCAAAAACACTAATCTACTAGCTGAGAAAGCTACTGGAGCTTGGATAGGAAGTGGAAACGACAACGACGTAGCATGTATGGTCCAGTCTTACTTGAAAGAAATAGAAGAATTACGTACCAAACTGATGGAATCCAATAATATATGTGAACAACTGAGAAAACAACTAACTAGAGCGCAAAGCTCACAATATCAAACGTCCTTATTGGAATCATCCATTGAGGGTAATTCCTGCCTTTTAGAAGAAgcgaaaaaagaaattcaaaggGAAAAGGATATGTTGCGGAAATCACGGCTAGTTTCAGAAAGAGAAACGATGGAATGTGAGGAAGAAAATGAAGACAATGAATTGGACACTGATAACGAATGGAAAGATATAGACTCTGAATCAATGAAAGATGAGTTGTTAAATATCACGCAAGATATTGATATGAAACAAAAGCTAATTGACGAGTTAGAGTTATCCCAAAGAAGAATGCAGACAATGAGACAACATTACGAAGACAAACTACAGCAACTTCAGTTACGTATAAAAGACACACAAGATGAAAGAGATAAAATTCTACATTCACTTGGTCCGCAAACTGATTCCaatgaaagaatgaaaaaaattaaagatgaaTATACCAGAAAGTTGACCGATATGCAGAAAGATTTAAAGAAATTACAAGCAGCTCAGAAAGAACATGTGAGATTGGTCAGGAGTCAGAGTCATCATGAGAATCAATTAAAATCTTACAAAAACGAATTGTTAGAACTTAAACGAGCCAAAGTgagattaataaataaaatgaaagaagAAACACACAAACATAAAGAAGCTGAAATGAAGAGACTGAGGGAAATAGCACAACTGAAAAAAGAATCACGGAAAAGCGCTAGTATGATAAAATCAATGGAGGCTGAAAGAAAAATTAAGGATCAAGTTTTGAAAAGAAAACAAGAAGAAGTTTCAGTTTTGAGAAAGAGTCAAAGAGGGATGCTGAGTATGAAGGCAGCCGGGCTTCttaataaatgtttttctgAAAAAGCAGCTAAACAGAGATGGTTACGAGTTGAAAAGGCAATCAATAATATTGCTTTGAACAGAAGAGGATTGGTTGAACAAGAGATCAGAATGGAGCATT
Above is a window of Harmonia axyridis chromosome X, icHarAxyr1.1, whole genome shotgun sequence DNA encoding:
- the LOC123686443 gene encoding kinesin-like protein KIF21A translates to MDEEDLTVRVAVRIRPQIPREIIDMCHICTTVTPGEPQVTLGNDKSFTYDYVFDTDSSQNEIYENCVASTVESSLEGYNATVLAYGQTGSGKTYTMGSGFDVDMGNKQIGIIPRAIHHLFDSIQNRIQQARENGVVAPEFKVSAQFMELYNEEVIDLFNPGYNKEKVYKIHEDPCGGIVVKGVTFKNVTSAEEALKFLRLGALSRTTASTQMNTQSSRSHAIFTLHIKQQRLVPSSDSNINEFETFTAKFHFVDLAGSERLKRTGATGERAKEGININCGLLALGNVISALGDKSKKALHVPYRDSKLTRLLQDSLGGNSRTVMIACVSPSDRDFMETLNTLKYANRARNIKNKIVINQDKSSKTISLLKQQIAQLQLEIVEYKQGKRIVGQDGTEMVNDMFYENNMLQVEVNNLKTRVKAMQDTIDSLTLKNTNLLAEKATGAWIGSGNDNDVACMVQSYLKEIEELRTKLMESNNICEQLRKQLTRAQSSQYQTSLLESSIEGNSCLLEEAKKEIQREKDMLRKSRLVSERETMECEEENEDNELDTDNEWKDIDSESMKDELLNITQDIDMKQKLIDELELSQRRMQTMRQHYEDKLQQLQLRIKDTQDERDKILHSLGPQTDSNERMKKIKDEYTRKLTDMQKDLKKLQAAQKEHVRLVRSQSHHENQLKSYKNELLELKRAKVRLINKMKEETHKHKEAEMKRLREIAQLKKESRKSASMIKSMEAERKIKDQVLKRKQEEVSVLRKSQRGMLSMKAAGLLNKCFSEKAAKQRWLRVEKAINNIALNRRGLVEQEIRMEHFLEKREALRKELEVLEGRRKLAIQKNLDITQLESYIEDINENINYVQEAIAETQHNVMEIEENQDNSDNQDLQNAIDTICDMEEAKYLIKKLYPMALSQSHAVAQRDAKLKENEATLQELKQENNIKGQLLDHVLHNEIPIFGKELITSVSSNANDTTSSTTSSRSSSPVDSQMLLPPESHVRPKVRRRQANTAELLFGLPSVERSSEPSSF